A section of the Rhizomicrobium sp. genome encodes:
- a CDS encoding TIGR02206 family membrane protein translates to MAAPFALFGLSHIVALCLPFLLPLAAAWLVKPLAHPITDRAVRWTLGAAMTINWFGWMLLLHGKGWLGVDNEFPLNLCDWATVATVVTLFWPNQRTYELAYFWALAGTLQGMLTPDVQLDFPDIQFLLFFVFHGGIIASVLYLTFGLKMRPYPSSLPRAIGWSFVYAATAGLFDWASGANYGMLRTKPPYPTILDVMPAWPWYIGVLILMGLASTLVYYAPFFVIDRIRAARQTQPGGTEAVTAP, encoded by the coding sequence ATGGCCGCGCCTTTCGCCCTGTTCGGCCTCAGTCACATCGTCGCGTTGTGCCTGCCTTTCTTGCTGCCGCTGGCCGCCGCCTGGCTGGTGAAGCCGCTTGCCCATCCCATCACCGACCGAGCGGTACGCTGGACGCTGGGCGCGGCGATGACGATCAACTGGTTCGGCTGGATGCTGCTCCTGCACGGCAAGGGCTGGCTCGGCGTCGACAACGAATTCCCGCTCAACCTGTGCGACTGGGCAACGGTGGCGACGGTCGTCACGCTCTTTTGGCCGAACCAGCGGACCTATGAGCTCGCCTATTTCTGGGCGCTGGCCGGCACGCTCCAGGGCATGCTGACGCCGGACGTTCAGCTCGACTTCCCGGACATCCAGTTCCTGCTGTTTTTCGTCTTCCACGGCGGCATCATCGCGAGCGTGCTCTATCTGACCTTCGGGCTGAAGATGCGGCCCTATCCGTCGTCGCTGCCGCGCGCGATCGGCTGGTCCTTCGTCTACGCCGCCACCGCGGGCCTGTTCGACTGGGCGAGCGGCGCCAATTACGGGATGCTGCGGACGAAACCGCCCTACCCGACCATCCTCGACGTCATGCCGGCTTGGCCGTGGTATATCGGCGTGCTGATCCTGATGGGGCTGGCCTCGACCTTGGTCTATTACGCGCCGTTCTTCGTTATCGACCGCATCCGCGCGGCAAGGCAGACGCAACCCGGCGGCACCGAGGCCGTTACCGCGCCATGA
- a CDS encoding integration host factor subunit alpha, translating into MSTDTLTRADLTEAVFQAVGLSRNESAQMVEDLLEEVCVALTRGETVKLSSFGTFAVRQKSQRMGRNPKTGDEVPIAPRRVLVFRPSHVLKAIINGQTPDPDKKD; encoded by the coding sequence ATGTCCACAGATACGCTGACTCGTGCCGACCTGACCGAGGCCGTATTCCAGGCCGTCGGGCTTTCGCGCAACGAGTCGGCCCAGATGGTCGAGGATCTTCTCGAGGAAGTCTGCGTCGCGCTGACCCGCGGAGAGACGGTGAAGCTTTCTTCCTTCGGCACCTTCGCCGTCCGCCAGAAGAGCCAGCGCATGGGCCGCAATCCCAAGACGGGCGACGAGGTGCCGATCGCGCCGCGCCGGGTTCTTGTCTTCCGCCCGAGTCATGTATTGAAGGCGATCATCAACGGGCAGACGCCCGATCCCGACAAGAAGGATTGA
- a CDS encoding DUF2842 domain-containing protein codes for MTVRVKKLIGTILILIWLPAYALVASGIAVLVLPRASGLAAFLFYAIAGMLWAVPVGLMLPWMFREPKAGHP; via the coding sequence GTGACGGTGCGCGTAAAAAAGCTGATCGGCACGATCCTGATTCTGATCTGGTTGCCGGCCTATGCCCTGGTCGCATCCGGCATCGCCGTGCTGGTGCTGCCGCGCGCCAGCGGGCTCGCGGCCTTTCTGTTCTACGCCATCGCCGGAATGCTCTGGGCGGTGCCGGTGGGGCTGATGCTTCCCTGGATGTTCCGCGAACCGAAGGCCGGACACCCCTAA
- a CDS encoding NUDIX hydrolase, translating into MAARTTAGTQVAALPYRMTEAGIEVLLITSRRTHRWIVPKGWPAKGSTPPADAAREALEEAGVVGEIAQEAIGVFHYVKELKHGAGLPCRVSLYPLKVTRQRKSWSEKAARDAKWYPVGEAAALVSEPELKRLILKFGAQAPKSA; encoded by the coding sequence GTGGCGGCCAGAACGACGGCGGGTACCCAGGTGGCCGCGCTGCCCTATCGCATGACCGAGGCCGGGATCGAGGTCCTGCTCATCACCTCGCGCCGCACGCATCGCTGGATCGTGCCCAAGGGCTGGCCGGCCAAGGGCTCGACGCCGCCGGCCGACGCGGCGCGCGAGGCGCTCGAGGAGGCCGGCGTGGTCGGCGAGATCGCGCAGGAGGCGATCGGCGTTTTCCACTACGTCAAGGAATTGAAGCATGGCGCGGGCTTGCCGTGCCGGGTGAGCCTCTATCCGCTGAAGGTCACGCGCCAGCGCAAGAGCTGGTCGGAAAAGGCGGCGCGGGACGCCAAATGGTACCCGGTCGGCGAGGCCGCGGCGCTGGTGAGCGAGCCGGAGCTCAAGCGCCTGATCCTGAAATTCGGGGCGCAGGCGCCGAAGAGCGCCTAA
- a CDS encoding ectonucleotide pyrophosphatase/phosphodiesterase, translating to MKRFLVILAIVLFGAFPAASAPNLHDEILTTAPERTVVYVLFDGFSPAELDAAHPTPNFDRLRREGAWSRHLVPAFPSVSLINHTTAYTGCWPEHHGILSNLFDDPKKGRFGEEGGDAADAAWRTGCETMWEAAERQGVRAAAFNTVSRWSSKTGARATYINPEVPWKKHESDDTIIERALKLLKDNGPNHPRLIALYFSIPDSVAHGHGVTGAETQEAVKRADAITGRLMAALKALPPGREGTLVIGTDHGMIDVGPMINLGRIWAENDIHADQATDGASAYVYVDRQHDSVDRVEKALKKYPDLFAVYRKGHYPAYAHLGTGPRAGDLLLVTHPPYWMAGFELYPSWAKYLGIDWFWPLAFVPPTVHLAATHGYDPAVVQMHGIFYAWGAGVRPGEIKRLDQIDVHPTVMTLLGLRPGRPVDGHAVATVSAP from the coding sequence GTGAAGCGTTTTCTCGTTATTTTGGCCATCGTGCTGTTCGGCGCCTTTCCGGCGGCGAGCGCCCCCAATCTGCACGACGAAATTCTTACGACCGCTCCCGAACGCACCGTCGTGTACGTGCTGTTCGACGGTTTCTCGCCCGCCGAACTCGACGCGGCGCATCCGACCCCGAATTTCGACCGGCTGCGGCGCGAAGGCGCGTGGTCCCGCCATCTGGTGCCGGCCTTTCCCTCCGTCTCGCTGATCAACCACACCACGGCCTACACCGGATGCTGGCCGGAGCATCACGGTATCCTGTCGAACCTGTTCGACGATCCGAAGAAGGGGCGCTTCGGCGAGGAAGGCGGCGACGCCGCCGACGCGGCGTGGCGCACCGGCTGCGAGACGATGTGGGAGGCGGCGGAGCGCCAGGGCGTGCGCGCCGCGGCGTTCAATACCGTCAGCCGCTGGTCGAGCAAGACGGGCGCGCGGGCGACCTACATCAATCCCGAAGTGCCGTGGAAAAAGCACGAAAGCGACGACACGATCATCGAGCGCGCGCTCAAGCTGCTGAAGGACAACGGACCGAACCATCCGCGCCTGATCGCGCTCTATTTCTCGATTCCCGACAGCGTGGCGCATGGCCACGGCGTGACCGGCGCCGAGACCCAGGAGGCCGTGAAGCGCGCGGATGCGATCACGGGCCGTCTGATGGCGGCGCTCAAGGCGCTGCCGCCGGGGCGCGAAGGCACGCTCGTGATCGGCACCGATCACGGCATGATCGATGTCGGCCCGATGATCAATCTGGGTCGAATCTGGGCGGAGAACGACATCCATGCCGACCAGGCGACCGACGGCGCGAGCGCTTATGTCTATGTCGACAGGCAGCACGATAGCGTCGATCGGGTCGAAAAGGCGCTGAAGAAATATCCCGATCTCTTCGCGGTCTATCGCAAGGGCCATTATCCCGCCTATGCGCATCTGGGCACCGGCCCGCGCGCCGGCGACCTGCTGCTCGTGACGCATCCGCCCTACTGGATGGCGGGCTTCGAACTCTACCCGTCCTGGGCGAAGTATCTCGGCATCGACTGGTTCTGGCCGCTCGCCTTCGTCCCGCCGACCGTGCATCTCGCCGCGACGCACGGTTACGATCCGGCCGTGGTGCAGATGCACGGCATCTTCTACGCCTGGGGCGCGGGCGTGCGGCCCGGCGAGATCAAGCGGCTCGACCAGATCGACGTGCATCCCACGGTGATGACGCTCCTGGGCCTGCGGCCCGGCCGTCCGGTGGACGGCCACGCGGTGGCGACGGTAAGCGCGCCTTAG
- a CDS encoding beta-ketoacyl-ACP synthase III, translating to MIRSKIVGCGAYLPPTVLTNDEIARRIDTSDDWIRERTGIRQRHVVVDGEKTSDLALQASRNALAMAGMDANELDMIVCATTTPDETFPATATTLQARLNMNHGAAFDVQAVCSGFIYGMAVADNFIKTGMAKTVLLVGAETMSRLLDWNDRTTCVLFGDGAGAVVLQADDGKGDNTDRGVLNTKLFSDGRLHDLLYVDGGPSSTQTTGHLRMQGKEVFRHAVTNISAAIVASLDEAGLSIADVDWFVPHQANQRILDGTARKLGIAPQKVVTTVAQHGNTSAASVPLALATAVADGRIKPGHLVLLEAMGGGFTWGASLIRW from the coding sequence GTGATTCGTTCGAAAATCGTCGGTTGCGGCGCGTATCTGCCTCCGACCGTCCTCACCAATGACGAGATCGCCCGGCGGATCGACACCTCGGACGACTGGATCCGCGAGCGCACCGGCATCCGCCAGCGTCACGTCGTCGTCGACGGCGAGAAGACCTCCGATCTGGCGCTCCAGGCCTCGCGCAACGCGCTCGCCATGGCCGGCATGGACGCCAACGAGCTCGACATGATCGTCTGCGCGACGACCACGCCGGACGAAACGTTTCCCGCGACCGCCACGACACTCCAGGCGCGGCTCAACATGAATCACGGCGCCGCCTTCGACGTCCAGGCGGTGTGCTCCGGCTTCATCTACGGCATGGCGGTGGCGGACAATTTCATCAAGACCGGCATGGCGAAGACCGTGCTTCTGGTCGGCGCCGAGACCATGAGCCGCCTGCTGGACTGGAACGACCGCACGACCTGCGTGCTGTTCGGCGACGGCGCCGGCGCCGTCGTGCTTCAGGCCGACGACGGCAAGGGCGACAACACCGATCGCGGCGTCCTCAACACCAAGCTGTTCTCCGACGGAAGGCTGCACGACCTGCTTTATGTCGACGGCGGTCCGTCCTCGACCCAGACCACCGGGCATCTGCGCATGCAGGGCAAGGAGGTCTTCCGCCACGCCGTGACCAATATTTCGGCCGCCATCGTGGCATCGCTGGACGAGGCGGGCCTTTCGATCGCCGACGTCGACTGGTTCGTGCCGCATCAAGCCAACCAGCGCATCCTCGACGGCACCGCCCGCAAGCTCGGCATCGCGCCGCAGAAAGTGGTCACCACCGTGGCGCAGCACGGCAATACCTCCGCGGCCTCGGTGCCGCTGGCCCTCGCCACCGCGGTCGCCGACGGCCGGATCAAGCCGGGCCATCTCGTCCTTCTGGAAGCGATGGGCGGCGGCTTCACCTGGGGCGCCAGCCTCATCCGTTGGTGA
- a CDS encoding thiolase family protein, whose protein sequence is MSNDVYVVGTDMIKFGRFPERSVPELGAQAALMALDDCGLTIHDMQALYSGNLFEASAGVGQRILREIGQTGIPVVNTANACATGATAFREGWMAIKAGIYDVVLCVGSEQMGSGLLGGGGGSKGIPTEGLLGSGTMPSVFAHVGLEHTRQYGTTFEQFAKVSVKNHHHSTLNPKAMYQKETPLEEVMGAEMISYPNTKLMCSVNVDGSAAAVLCSEKKARELGLMGRAVKVRASALTSDPYTPRNIAMMDFNAVTRLAAKTAYEMAGLGPDEVDLIELHDCFATAELVHYENLGLCKDGEAGRLIDTGETQLGGRIPVNVSGGLLSKGHPLGATGIANIYEVTTHLRGEAGNRQVDGARIGLTHVVGAGSACAVHILEKA, encoded by the coding sequence ATGAGCAACGACGTCTATGTCGTCGGAACCGACATGATCAAGTTCGGGCGCTTCCCGGAGCGGTCCGTTCCCGAACTCGGCGCCCAGGCCGCCCTGATGGCGCTCGACGATTGCGGGCTGACCATCCACGACATGCAGGCGCTCTACAGCGGCAACCTGTTCGAGGCCAGCGCCGGCGTCGGCCAGCGCATCCTGCGCGAGATCGGCCAGACCGGCATTCCGGTGGTGAACACCGCGAACGCCTGCGCCACCGGCGCGACCGCGTTCCGCGAGGGCTGGATGGCGATCAAGGCCGGTATCTACGACGTCGTGCTCTGCGTCGGCTCGGAGCAGATGGGTTCGGGCCTGCTCGGCGGCGGGGGCGGAAGCAAGGGCATCCCGACCGAAGGCCTGCTCGGCTCCGGTACGATGCCGAGCGTGTTCGCCCATGTCGGCCTGGAGCACACGCGCCAGTACGGCACGACCTTCGAACAGTTCGCCAAAGTGTCGGTGAAGAACCACCATCACTCGACGCTCAATCCCAAGGCGATGTACCAGAAGGAAACGCCGCTGGAAGAAGTGATGGGCGCGGAGATGATCTCCTATCCCAACACCAAGCTGATGTGCTCGGTGAATGTCGACGGTTCGGCCGCGGCGGTGCTGTGCTCGGAGAAGAAGGCCCGCGAGCTCGGCCTGATGGGCCGCGCTGTGAAGGTTCGCGCGTCCGCGCTGACCTCCGATCCCTACACGCCGCGCAACATCGCGATGATGGATTTCAACGCGGTGACGCGGCTTGCCGCCAAGACCGCCTATGAGATGGCGGGACTCGGCCCGGACGAGGTCGATCTGATCGAGCTGCACGACTGTTTCGCGACGGCGGAGCTCGTGCACTACGAGAATCTCGGCCTGTGCAAGGACGGCGAGGCGGGCCGGCTGATCGATACCGGTGAGACGCAGCTCGGCGGGCGCATCCCGGTGAACGTCTCGGGCGGGCTTCTGTCCAAGGGCCATCCGCTCGGTGCCACGGGGATCGCCAACATCTACGAAGTGACGACGCATCTGCGCGGCGAGGCCGGAAACCGCCAGGTCGACGGCGCCCGAATCGGCCTGACGCATGTCGTCGGCGCCGGCAGCGCTTGCGCGGTGCACATCCTCGAAAAAGCGTAG
- a CDS encoding trimeric intracellular cation channel family protein, whose translation MALPVPLVTLDYLGVGVFAVTGALAAARSRHDAVTFAAFAIVTGIGGGTLRDLLIGAPVFWVHASGYLYVCLAAAGAVWLLGSRHWRSSALIWLDAVGLAGYAVLGAAKALAMGVPPPVAVAMGTVTATFGGILRDLFAGEPSVLLRREIYITAAVLAAAVFVGAVSLGSDAVLAGLVAFFCGFVLRAGAIARGWTLPGFERHI comes from the coding sequence ATGGCTCTCCCCGTTCCGCTCGTCACCCTCGACTATCTCGGCGTCGGTGTGTTCGCCGTCACCGGCGCGCTGGCGGCGGCGCGCAGCCGGCATGACGCGGTCACCTTCGCCGCCTTCGCCATCGTCACCGGTATCGGCGGCGGCACGCTGCGCGACCTGCTGATCGGCGCGCCGGTGTTCTGGGTGCATGCCAGCGGCTATCTCTATGTCTGCCTGGCGGCGGCGGGTGCGGTGTGGCTGCTGGGCAGCCGGCATTGGCGCTCCAGCGCGCTGATCTGGCTCGACGCGGTGGGACTCGCGGGCTATGCGGTGCTCGGCGCCGCCAAGGCCTTGGCGATGGGCGTACCGCCGCCGGTCGCGGTGGCGATGGGCACCGTGACCGCGACCTTCGGCGGCATCCTGCGCGATCTCTTCGCCGGCGAGCCGTCCGTGCTTCTGCGCCGCGAGATCTACATCACCGCCGCGGTGCTGGCCGCAGCCGTGTTCGTGGGGGCGGTCAGCCTGGGCAGCGACGCCGTGCTCGCCGGGCTCGTCGCCTTCTTCTGCGGCTTCGTGCTGCGCGCCGGGGCCATCGCGCGCGGCTGGACGCTGCCGGGCTTCGAGAGGCACATCTAG
- a CDS encoding MerR family transcriptional regulator: MLASAVLRTKSPEAFRTISEVAAELDVPQHVLRFWEGRFAQVKPVKRAGGRRYYRPEDVDLLRGIRTLLYGDGFTIKGVQKILRDKGLRHVAELGRSEAASGLAPVMRAFASNVIALERPAEPPAALASAADPVPAPAPSAEPAPSLAEEQRVRLEILLAELQQLKARLKRV; this comes from the coding sequence GTGCTGGCCTCGGCCGTTCTTCGCACGAAATCGCCGGAAGCGTTCCGCACCATCAGCGAGGTCGCGGCCGAACTGGATGTGCCGCAGCACGTGCTGCGCTTCTGGGAAGGCCGCTTCGCCCAGGTGAAGCCGGTGAAGCGTGCCGGCGGGCGGCGCTATTACCGGCCCGAGGACGTCGATCTGCTGCGCGGCATCCGCACGCTGCTCTACGGCGACGGTTTCACGATCAAGGGCGTGCAGAAGATTCTGCGTGACAAGGGCCTGCGCCATGTCGCGGAGCTCGGACGGAGCGAGGCCGCTTCGGGTCTGGCGCCGGTCATGCGCGCCTTCGCCTCCAACGTGATCGCGCTGGAGCGGCCCGCCGAGCCGCCGGCGGCTTTGGCGAGCGCCGCGGACCCCGTTCCGGCGCCCGCGCCGTCCGCCGAGCCCGCCCCTTCGCTGGCGGAGGAGCAACGGGTGCGCCTGGAAATCCTGCTGGCGGAACTGCAGCAGCTGAAGGCACGGCTGAAACGGGTCTAG
- a CDS encoding OB-fold domain-containing protein, whose amino-acid sequence MSAAGVKPAPTTKGAVPFLKVPKEGEPYLAGSKCGKCGEVAVGTRETCGRCGARQGVEPVKLASTGKLYNFTVVHRNFPGVPVPFISAIVDVDGGGTLKGNLLGVDPDPAKIKFDMPVNIVIRPVPQKDKDGNSYLAYFFEPRN is encoded by the coding sequence ATGTCAGCCGCCGGCGTGAAACCGGCGCCCACCACGAAGGGCGCTGTGCCGTTTCTGAAAGTCCCCAAGGAAGGCGAGCCCTATCTCGCCGGATCGAAGTGCGGCAAATGCGGCGAGGTCGCGGTCGGCACGCGCGAGACCTGCGGCCGTTGCGGCGCGCGCCAGGGCGTCGAGCCCGTCAAGCTCGCGAGCACCGGCAAGCTCTACAATTTCACCGTCGTGCACCGGAATTTTCCGGGCGTGCCGGTGCCGTTCATCTCCGCGATCGTCGACGTCGACGGCGGCGGCACGCTGAAGGGCAATCTGCTCGGCGTCGATCCCGATCCGGCCAAGATCAAGTTCGACATGCCGGTGAACATCGTGATCCGGCCGGTCCCCCAGAAGGACAAGGACGGCAATTCCTATCTCGCCTATTTCTTCGAACCCCGGAATTGA
- a CDS encoding GNAT family N-acetyltransferase — MTVADNHDRSRFELVEDGQTAFANYRRNGLHVVIPHVEAPPALRGKGTASRLMEGIVAKARAEGFKIVPTCSYAFAWFRRHKDAADVLD; from the coding sequence ATGACCGTCGCCGACAACCACGACCGCAGCCGCTTCGAACTCGTGGAGGACGGCCAGACCGCCTTCGCCAATTATCGCCGCAACGGCCTGCATGTGGTCATCCCGCATGTCGAGGCGCCGCCGGCCTTGCGCGGCAAAGGCACCGCGAGCCGTCTGATGGAGGGGATCGTCGCGAAAGCCCGCGCGGAGGGGTTCAAGATCGTACCGACCTGCTCCTACGCCTTCGCCTGGTTCCGCCGCCACAAGGATGCGGCGGATGTGCTGGATTAG
- a CDS encoding NAD(P)H-dependent oxidoreductase, with protein MGRNILVVNGHPDPRPERFCAALCTAYEAGARTRGCATRRLDVAALSLSALATGKGTAPLDKLEQAFRLMRAADRLAIFYPLLSDGPPEELSQLFDYVARLRAHLEPAALGGAKSARIVVTTAMPAFLYRGRAEPVTRHKLCGVVAGEPLFIGSVDSISSTQRARWLEEMRGLGGKMN; from the coding sequence ATGGGCCGCAACATCCTCGTCGTCAACGGACACCCCGATCCCAGGCCCGAGCGCTTCTGCGCCGCGCTCTGCACCGCCTACGAGGCCGGCGCCCGGACGCGCGGCTGTGCGACGCGCCGGCTCGACGTCGCCGCGCTCTCTCTGTCAGCTCTCGCCACCGGCAAAGGCACCGCTCCGCTCGACAAGCTGGAACAGGCTTTCCGCCTGATGCGCGCCGCCGACCGGCTCGCCATCTTCTATCCGCTTCTGTCCGACGGCCCGCCGGAAGAACTGAGCCAACTCTTCGACTATGTCGCCCGCTTGCGCGCCCATCTCGAGCCCGCGGCGCTGGGCGGCGCCAAGTCCGCCCGCATCGTGGTGACGACTGCCATGCCGGCCTTCCTCTATCGCGGCCGCGCCGAACCCGTGACGCGCCACAAGCTCTGCGGCGTCGTCGCGGGCGAGCCGCTCTTCATCGGCAGCGTCGATTCCATATCCTCCACCCAGCGCGCCCGCTGGCTTGAGGAGATGCGCGGGCTGGGCGGGAAGATGAACTGA
- a CDS encoding aldo/keto reductase family protein → MKYRKLGASDLSVSEISLGSWLTYGVGVEKESALACLNRAFELGINFIDTANVYGRGAAESFLGEALAGRPRASYVLATKVFFPMSDSDKGLSRAQIEKQLDASLKRLKTDFVDLYQCHRYDADTPLDETMEALTKAVKSGKTRYIGFSEWSPDQIEASIATKGVEHFVSSQPQYSLLWRRPEEKVIPLSARNGISQIVWSPLAQGVLTGKYDPAAPPPAGSRATSEAMGSFIGRLMTKPVLQAVQKLKPLAQEAGLTLGQFALAWVLREPNIASAIVGASRPAQLDENAGASGAKVDPALFAKAEAIVAEALPG, encoded by the coding sequence ATGAAATACCGCAAACTCGGCGCCAGCGACCTTTCCGTGTCGGAGATTTCCCTGGGTTCGTGGCTGACTTATGGCGTCGGCGTGGAGAAAGAAAGCGCGCTCGCCTGCCTCAACCGTGCCTTCGAGCTGGGCATCAACTTCATCGACACCGCGAATGTCTACGGCCGCGGCGCGGCGGAGAGCTTCCTGGGCGAGGCGCTGGCAGGCCGGCCGCGCGCCTCCTATGTCCTGGCGACCAAGGTGTTCTTCCCGATGAGCGACAGTGACAAGGGCTTGTCGCGGGCGCAGATCGAAAAGCAGCTCGATGCCTCGCTCAAGCGGCTCAAGACCGACTTCGTCGATCTCTATCAGTGCCACCGTTACGACGCCGACACGCCGCTGGACGAGACCATGGAGGCGCTGACCAAGGCGGTGAAGAGCGGCAAGACGCGCTATATCGGCTTCTCCGAATGGTCGCCGGACCAGATCGAAGCGTCCATCGCGACGAAAGGCGTCGAACACTTCGTCTCCAGCCAGCCGCAATATTCGCTCCTGTGGCGCCGGCCCGAAGAGAAGGTCATTCCGCTCAGCGCCAGGAACGGCATTTCGCAGATCGTGTGGTCGCCGCTGGCGCAAGGCGTGCTGACGGGAAAATACGATCCCGCCGCCCCGCCGCCGGCCGGCAGCCGCGCGACCTCGGAGGCGATGGGCAGCTTCATCGGCCGCCTGATGACCAAGCCCGTGCTCCAGGCCGTGCAGAAGCTGAAGCCGCTGGCGCAAGAGGCCGGTCTTACGCTCGGCCAGTTCGCGCTCGCCTGGGTGCTGCGCGAGCCCAACATCGCGAGCGCCATCGTCGGCGCCAGCCGCCCCGCGCAGCTCGACGAGAACGCCGGCGCCAGCGGCGCCAAGGTCGATCCGGCGCTGTTCGCAAAGGCCGAAGCGATCGTGGCGGAGGCATTGCCCGGCTAG